The Mauremys reevesii isolate NIE-2019 linkage group 1, ASM1616193v1, whole genome shotgun sequence genome has a segment encoding these proteins:
- the LOC120405348 gene encoding olfactory receptor 52E4-like, producing the protein MYTIAVLGNFTILFIIKRDPSLHGPMFYFLCMLAVTDLVTSTSTLPKMLSIFWFNSREINFSACLAQMYFIHCFSAMESGILVAMAFDRYVAICHPLRHSTILTNSVVAKIGLAVVLRSGILALPYPFLARQWPYCRTNIIPHFCCGHIAVVKLACADIHISSYYGLFNLLSVIGMDVFIIVMSYTLILRAIFRLPTKDARLKTFRTCISHLCAIFALYIPDFFNSFTQQFGQNMPVHFLVLFASV; encoded by the coding sequence ATGTACACCATAGCCgtgttggggaacttcaccatcctgttcatcatTAAAAGGGATCCGAGCCTTCATGGgcccatgttctatttcctctgcatgctggctgtcaccgACCTGGTCACGTCCACATCCACcctacccaaaatgctgagcatcttttggttcaattccagggagatcaatttcagtgcctgcctcgcCCAGATGTatttcattcactgcttctcagcgatggagtctggaatcctcgtggccatggcttttgatcgctatgtggccatctgccatcccctgagacattccaccatcctgacaaactctgTTGTGGCCAAGATAGGCCTGGCCGTGGTTCTGCGTAGTGGCATACTCGCAttaccctatcccttcctggcaaggcagtggccatattgcagaaccaacatcatcccccactttTGTTGTGGGCATatagctgtggtgaagctggcctgtgctGATATCCAcatcagtagttactatggcctgTTTAATCTTCTCTCTGTGATTGGAATGGATGTGTTTATTATCGTTATGTCTTATACTCTGATCCTCCGGGCTATCTTCCGactccccacaaaggatgcccggctcaagacttttaggacctgcatctctcatctttgtgccatcttTGCTTTATACATCCCAGATTTTTTTAACTCTTTCACGCAGCAGTTTGGCCAAAATATGCCAGTGCATTTCCTCGTTCTCTTTGCCAGTGTGTAG